A region from the Hypericibacter adhaerens genome encodes:
- a CDS encoding glycosyltransferase family 4 protein translates to MARRVLIIVQNLPVPFDRRVWLEATSLTRAGYAVSVICPKAKGFNRSFERLEGVDIYRYGLPIDAKGALGFIAEFLWCFLRTWMKSLKVAIRGRGFDAIHACNPPETYWALAWFWRPFGKRFLFDHHDLSPEMYAAKFERSEGAMYRGLLFLERMTFRTADQVITTNESHKRIAVERGGMRPDQVHIVRSGPDLARFKRYPADPAWRQGKRHLVVYLGEICKQDGVDYMLRALKELREQGRDDIQAVFVGGGPHQPEIKAYAQMLGLDDMTTFTGRVSDEDLCRILSSADIGVDPDPKNDWSDKSTMNKIMEYMYFGLPIVAFDLRETRFSAQEAALYAAANAESAMAALIAQLLDDAPRRKLMAEFGQRRLRESLAWEHSVPTLLAAYDALFAGPAAETSRTPRLGPRSSERS, encoded by the coding sequence ATGGCACGTCGCGTCCTCATCATCGTCCAGAACCTGCCGGTTCCCTTCGACCGGCGGGTCTGGCTCGAGGCCACCAGCCTGACCCGCGCCGGCTACGCGGTCAGCGTGATCTGCCCCAAGGCCAAGGGCTTCAACCGGAGCTTCGAGCGGCTCGAGGGCGTCGACATCTATCGCTACGGCCTGCCGATCGACGCCAAGGGCGCGCTCGGCTTCATCGCCGAGTTCCTCTGGTGTTTCCTGAGGACCTGGATGAAGAGCCTGAAGGTCGCGATCCGCGGCCGCGGCTTCGACGCCATCCATGCCTGCAACCCGCCCGAGACCTATTGGGCGCTGGCCTGGTTCTGGCGGCCCTTCGGCAAGCGGTTCCTGTTCGACCATCACGACCTGTCGCCGGAGATGTATGCGGCGAAGTTCGAGCGCAGCGAGGGCGCGATGTATCGCGGACTGCTGTTCCTCGAGCGCATGACCTTCCGCACCGCCGACCAGGTCATCACCACCAACGAGAGCCACAAGCGCATCGCGGTCGAGCGCGGCGGCATGCGGCCCGACCAGGTCCATATCGTGCGCTCGGGACCGGACCTGGCGCGGTTCAAGCGCTATCCGGCCGATCCCGCCTGGCGCCAGGGCAAGCGCCATCTCGTGGTCTATCTGGGCGAGATCTGCAAGCAGGACGGCGTCGATTACATGCTGCGCGCGCTCAAGGAATTGCGCGAGCAGGGCCGCGACGACATCCAGGCGGTGTTCGTCGGCGGGGGCCCGCATCAGCCGGAGATCAAGGCTTACGCACAGATGCTGGGGCTTGACGACATGACGACCTTCACCGGCCGGGTCAGCGACGAGGATCTCTGTCGCATCCTCTCCTCGGCCGATATCGGCGTCGATCCCGACCCGAAGAACGACTGGTCGGACAAGAGCACCATGAACAAGATCATGGAGTACATGTATTTCGGCCTGCCGATCGTGGCCTTCGACCTGCGCGAGACGCGCTTCTCGGCGCAGGAGGCGGCGCTCTACGCCGCCGCCAACGCCGAGAGCGCCATGGCGGCGCTGATCGCCCAGCTTCTCGACGACGCGCCGCGCCGCAAGCTGATGGCCGAGTTCGGCCAGCGCCGCCTGCGCGAGAGCCTCGCCTGGGAGCATTCGGTGCCGACCCTGCTCGCAGCCTATGACGCGCTCTTCGCCGGGCCTGCCGCCGAGACGTCGCGCACGCCGCGCCTGGGCCCGCGCTCGTCCGAGAGGAGCTGA
- a CDS encoding nucleotide sugar dehydrogenase: MKISIFGLGYVGAVSVGCLAERGHQIVGVDVNPTKTAFIARGQSPVIEAKIADLIAKGVREGRLTGTTDGPAAVAVTDLAFVCVGTPSQQNGNLDLSYVRGVCEEIGAALKARKDFFVVVMRSTVLPGTTRELVIPLLERASGKKAGVDFGVCFNPEFLREGTAVDDFFGPPKTVIGATDERSRKILASLYDGIDAPMIHTEIEIAEMVKYADNAWHALKVGFGNEIGAIAKALGIDGHKVMDIFCRDTKLNISPKYLKPGFSFGGSCLPKDLRALNYRARRLDLDLPILSAVLPSNERHTGAGFRMIADQGNRRVGVLGLSFKAGTDDLRESPMVDVVEQLIGKGYDVRIFDRNVKLAGLMGSNKSYLLNHIPHIFNLVVDSIDAVVDHAETLVIGNNDPVHGEVFEKVKNGQVIVDFARIGNRSSDGQRYHGICW; encoded by the coding sequence GTGAAGATCAGCATTTTCGGCCTCGGCTATGTCGGCGCGGTCTCGGTGGGTTGCCTCGCCGAGCGCGGCCACCAGATCGTCGGGGTCGACGTCAACCCGACCAAGACCGCCTTCATCGCCAGGGGGCAATCGCCGGTCATCGAAGCCAAGATCGCCGACCTGATCGCCAAGGGCGTGCGCGAAGGAAGGCTCACCGGCACCACGGACGGGCCGGCCGCGGTCGCCGTCACCGATCTCGCCTTCGTCTGCGTCGGCACGCCCAGTCAGCAGAACGGCAATCTCGATCTCAGCTATGTCCGCGGGGTCTGCGAGGAGATCGGCGCGGCGCTCAAGGCGCGCAAGGACTTCTTCGTGGTGGTGATGCGCTCGACCGTGCTGCCGGGCACGACGCGCGAGCTGGTGATCCCGCTGCTCGAGCGCGCCTCGGGCAAGAAGGCCGGCGTCGATTTCGGCGTCTGCTTCAATCCCGAGTTCCTGCGCGAAGGCACGGCGGTCGACGATTTCTTCGGTCCGCCCAAGACCGTGATCGGCGCCACCGACGAGCGCAGCCGGAAGATCCTGGCAAGCCTCTATGACGGCATCGACGCGCCGATGATCCATACCGAGATCGAGATCGCGGAAATGGTGAAATATGCCGACAACGCCTGGCACGCGCTCAAGGTGGGGTTCGGCAACGAGATCGGCGCCATCGCCAAGGCGCTCGGCATCGACGGCCACAAGGTCATGGACATCTTCTGCCGCGATACCAAGCTCAACATCTCGCCCAAATATCTGAAGCCCGGCTTCTCCTTCGGTGGTTCCTGCCTGCCCAAGGATCTGCGCGCCCTCAACTACCGGGCGCGCCGGCTCGATCTCGACCTGCCGATCCTCAGCGCCGTGCTCCCCAGCAACGAGCGCCATACCGGCGCCGGCTTCCGGATGATCGCGGACCAGGGCAACCGGCGCGTCGGCGTGCTGGGCTTGAGCTTCAAGGCCGGCACCGACGATCTGCGCGAGAGCCCCATGGTCGACGTGGTCGAGCAACTGATCGGCAAGGGGTACGACGTGCGCATCTTCGACCGCAACGTCAAGCTCGCGGGCCTGATGGGCTCGAACAAGAGCTACCTGCTCAATCACATCCCGCACATCTTCAACCTCGTGGTCGACAGCATCGACGCGGTCGTCGACCACGCCGAGACGCTGGTCATCGGCAACAACGACCCGGTCCATGGCGAGGTGTTCGAGAAGGTGAAGAACGGCCAGGTGATCGTCGATTTCGCCCGCATCGGCAACCGCAGCTCGGACGGGCAGCGCTATCACGGCATCTGCTGGTGA